One stretch of Chryseobacterium indologenes DNA includes these proteins:
- a CDS encoding helix-turn-helix domain-containing protein, producing MYVNLANFIKTKRKEANLTQQEFAEKAGVALTVVRKIEQGKENLSLSKVNQVLLMFGSKLVPANLKEIEK from the coding sequence ATGTACGTTAATCTCGCGAATTTTATAAAGACAAAAAGAAAAGAAGCCAATCTTACCCAACAAGAATTTGCTGAAAAGGCAGGTGTTGCATTAACTGTGGTTCGGAAAATAGAACAGGGAAAAGAAAATCTCAGTTTGTCAAAAGTAAATCAGGTACTTCTGATGTTTGGGAGTAAACTTGTTCCTGCCAATTTAAAAGAAATTGAAAAATGA
- a CDS encoding ArsR/SmtB family transcription factor — translation MTRRDIFQAIADPTRRAIISLIAIQAMTPNAIAEHFDTTRQAISKHLRILVECDLVKQGHQGREIYYSLEIDKMKEIDRWLEQFRAIWEIKFNQLDELLANIKK, via the coding sequence ATGACAAGAAGGGATATTTTTCAGGCTATTGCAGATCCTACCAGAAGAGCTATCATCAGTCTCATTGCCATACAAGCAATGACTCCTAATGCTATCGCAGAACATTTTGACACGACCCGGCAAGCGATATCCAAACATCTGCGCATATTGGTGGAATGTGATTTGGTAAAGCAAGGACATCAGGGAAGGGAAATTTATTATTCTCTTGAAATCGATAAGATGAAAGAAATAGACCGTTGGCTGGAACAGTTCCGTGCAATATGGGAAATTAAATTCAATCAATTAGATGAACTATTAGCAAACATCAAAAAATAA
- a CDS encoding erythromycin esterase family protein encodes MKLKLFFILIIFFITFNAQSKNDLNPEEREYISKFIYPIKTLNPEEKDNSDLLILDKLIGNSTVVGLGEATHGSSEVYQMKYRISEYLIANKNFNVFSLEANMPESFLMNQYIQAEKGDPKDILKGMYFWLWQTEETLAFVEWLKKYNENHQSKVLFDGFDMQYAKGAVDQIRKKYQENHLPEQEINDLETALKENNRGFRTYSKKGQKIISEHLFLIKQKSDSIKNPEEKLRFLQNVDIIRQYSQLSFIRRDKFMAENVKWLKENYLNSKVIASAHNYHIAKLNSDRMGYWINEMYDKDFVNFGFAFYEGTYSASIDGKLGTYNSEKAGPGTLEYKLNSLNIPIFILDLKAIRKEGNKLGNWILQDILFRKTGSGTDKKEFIKTNVADSFDYLIFINKSTNSKLLINKSK; translated from the coding sequence ATGAAATTAAAATTATTTTTTATTTTGATTATATTCTTCATAACGTTCAATGCACAATCAAAAAATGATTTAAATCCTGAAGAGAGAGAATATATTTCGAAATTTATATATCCAATAAAAACTTTAAACCCGGAGGAAAAAGATAATAGTGATTTACTCATCTTAGACAAACTCATTGGAAATTCTACAGTAGTGGGATTAGGGGAAGCTACTCACGGTTCGAGTGAAGTGTATCAAATGAAATATAGAATAAGTGAATATTTGATCGCTAATAAAAATTTCAATGTTTTTTCGCTGGAAGCCAATATGCCTGAAAGCTTTTTAATGAATCAATATATTCAGGCAGAAAAAGGAGATCCTAAGGATATTCTGAAGGGAATGTATTTTTGGCTGTGGCAAACCGAAGAAACTTTAGCTTTTGTGGAATGGTTAAAAAAATACAATGAAAATCATCAGTCAAAAGTTCTTTTTGATGGTTTCGATATGCAGTATGCAAAAGGAGCGGTGGATCAAATAAGAAAAAAGTATCAGGAAAACCACTTGCCCGAACAAGAGATTAATGATCTGGAAACCGCTTTAAAAGAAAACAATAGAGGCTTTAGAACTTACTCTAAAAAAGGTCAAAAAATCATATCTGAGCACCTGTTTTTAATAAAACAAAAATCTGACTCAATAAAAAATCCGGAAGAAAAATTACGCTTCTTACAAAATGTAGATATTATCAGACAATATAGCCAACTCAGTTTTATTAGGAGAGACAAATTTATGGCGGAGAATGTTAAATGGTTAAAAGAAAACTATCTGAATTCTAAAGTAATAGCCTCTGCTCATAATTACCATATTGCAAAATTAAATTCAGATAGAATGGGATATTGGATTAATGAAATGTATGATAAAGATTTTGTGAATTTTGGATTTGCTTTTTATGAAGGCACTTATTCTGCAAGTATTGATGGGAAGCTCGGTACCTATAATTCAGAGAAAGCAGGCCCAGGAACATTAGAATATAAACTGAACTCCCTTAATATTCCAATTTTTATTTTGGATTTAAAAGCCATCAGAAAAGAGGGCAACAAACTTGGCAATTGGATATTGCAAGACATTCTGTTTCGTAAAACAGGATCAGGCACAGATAAAAAGGAATTTATAAAAACCAATGTTGCTGATTCTTTTGATTATTTGATATTCATCAATAAGTCAACAAATTCAAAGCTATTAATTAATAAATCAAAATAA
- a CDS encoding HipA N-terminal domain-containing protein encodes MRQGKVFYQNHFAGVVTETNDGDYTFEYDNDYIQKFPYQFITFSMPVSEKLYRENRLFPFFEGLIPEGWLLEIASESWKINKNDRMGLLLACCKNCIGAVSVEPIIVKSDG; translated from the coding sequence ATGAGACAGGGAAAAGTTTTTTATCAAAATCATTTTGCAGGAGTCGTTACGGAAACCAACGATGGAGATTACACCTTTGAATATGATAATGATTATATTCAAAAATTTCCGTATCAGTTCATTACCTTTTCAATGCCTGTTTCCGAGAAATTATATAGAGAAAATAGGTTGTTCCCTTTTTTTGAAGGATTAATTCCGGAAGGTTGGCTGTTGGAAATAGCTTCCGAAAGTTGGAAAATCAACAAAAACGACAGAATGGGATTGCTTTTGGCGTGTTGCAAAAATTGCATTGGTGCAGTAAGTGTAGAACCTATAATTGTGAAAAGTGATGGGTAA
- a CDS encoding DUF1569 domain-containing protein, translating to MKKNLLKKETTDFIIERVQNLSVAHQSQWGTMTASEMLLHCNSCNRQILEESRGNKKTAIKQYLLRILALYIAPDFKKNIQGEPEHNTRGKSTDLDFEKYKNEFIDLIRQFPLNTKPLTLSHPAFGNISTYEWGIAAYKHMDHHLRQFGV from the coding sequence ATGAAAAAAAATCTTTTAAAAAAGGAAACCACCGATTTCATTATTGAAAGAGTTCAGAATTTATCAGTAGCTCATCAATCTCAATGGGGAACGATGACAGCGAGTGAAATGCTTCTTCACTGTAATTCCTGTAACCGGCAAATCCTGGAAGAAAGCAGAGGAAATAAAAAGACAGCAATAAAACAGTATCTGTTAAGAATTCTTGCCCTTTATATTGCCCCTGATTTTAAAAAGAATATTCAGGGTGAACCGGAACATAATACCAGAGGAAAATCTACTGATCTTGATTTTGAGAAATACAAAAATGAGTTTATTGATTTAATTCGTCAATTTCCTCTAAATACTAAACCTTTGACCCTATCTCATCCTGCTTTTGGAAATATTTCAACGTATGAATGGGGAATAGCAGCATACAAGCACATGGATCATCATCTGAGACAATTTGGAGTGTAA
- a CDS encoding IS982 family transposase, with protein MNNLDAIYDFILKELRKLTIKENFYFKPIKPKLSDLELIAINISAEYLSIDSKFNEMETTFIVDSMPLEICKNARANRSKICKENEFSFPSKGYCASQSSYYYGYKLHAVCSVSGVFQSFDISTASIHDIHFLQDIKHQINNCTLIGDRGYLSIQVQTDLFNYANIKLDTPMRNNQKNYQKQKYIFRKSRKRIETLFSQLCDQFKIRNNYAKSFNGFKTRVLSKITALTFIQFVNVFVFSRKMNRLKIELI; from the coding sequence ATGAATAACCTAGATGCAATTTACGATTTTATTTTAAAGGAATTAAGAAAATTAACCATCAAAGAAAATTTTTATTTCAAACCAATTAAACCAAAATTATCTGATTTAGAGCTCATTGCAATAAATATTTCTGCGGAATATTTATCGATAGATTCTAAATTTAATGAGATGGAAACCACTTTTATTGTAGATTCGATGCCTTTAGAAATCTGTAAAAACGCAAGAGCGAACCGCTCTAAAATTTGTAAGGAAAATGAATTTTCGTTTCCCAGCAAAGGTTATTGCGCTTCTCAATCGAGTTATTATTATGGTTACAAATTACATGCTGTTTGTTCTGTTTCCGGAGTTTTCCAAAGTTTTGATATTTCTACAGCAAGCATTCATGATATTCATTTTTTGCAAGATATCAAGCATCAAATTAACAATTGTACGTTGATTGGAGACAGGGGTTATTTATCCATCCAAGTGCAAACAGATTTGTTCAATTATGCGAATATAAAGCTGGATACCCCCATGAGAAACAACCAAAAAAATTATCAAAAACAAAAATATATTTTCAGAAAATCCAGAAAAAGAATTGAGACTTTATTCTCTCAACTTTGCGACCAATTTAAAATCAGAAACAATTACGCAAAATCTTTTAACGGTTTTAAAACAAGGGTATTGAGCAAAATAACAGCATTAACTTTCATTCAGTTTGTAAATGTTTTTGTTTTCAGTAGAAAAATGAATAGACTTAAAATTGAATTAATTTAA
- a CDS encoding SRPBCC family protein, with amino-acid sequence MPNIDHAILIGSSKEKVYHAIASQSGLSAWWTPHIKTSAEVGSIARFSFGPDYFKDMKIVKLIPFEEIHWHCIAGANEWIGTDISFHLSSGDKETLRKMHPEMEGQIEQLVYDSGTLLVFHHKGWDSYSPMFAECNYTWGQFLRSLKLLCETGKGKPWPHQHRL; translated from the coding sequence ATGCCTAATATTGATCACGCTATCCTCATTGGCTCTTCAAAAGAAAAAGTATACCATGCTATTGCCAGCCAATCCGGGTTGTCTGCATGGTGGACTCCACATATCAAAACCAGTGCTGAAGTTGGCAGCATTGCCCGATTCTCTTTTGGTCCGGATTATTTTAAAGACATGAAAATTGTAAAACTTATCCCTTTTGAAGAGATTCATTGGCATTGTATTGCAGGTGCCAATGAATGGATAGGAACTGATATTTCATTTCATCTATCGTCCGGCGACAAGGAAACACTTCGTAAGATGCATCCGGAAATGGAAGGTCAGATTGAGCAATTAGTATATGACAGTGGCACTTTATTGGTTTTTCATCACAAAGGTTGGGATAGCTACTCTCCAATGTTTGCAGAATGCAATTATACCTGGGGACAGTTTCTGAGAAGCTTAAAATTGCTCTGTGAAACGGGAAAGGGAAAACCCTGGCCTCACCAGCATCGTCTATAG
- a CDS encoding helix-turn-helix domain-containing protein, with the protein MVTYENLHDTLFFYNIYCRQSYYISSGKPIFEFPKVPFRMDYYALCICTSGEVSVEIDHYHYKASAHSILIAAPSTIVKFLETSQDFMMKLLFFDKNFLIKNISNPFIIEKMNLFSQGSYSIVQTNPKDSRVLQNLLAYLKKKSRKQGKFTEEIVRTIIFNLLLETAEILDAKHSKDPEKEEGKKDLYLKFNSLIRDYIRQRRTVQFYAEQLCISSKYLIEIIKKSSGKTPHEVIDEALLKEAYVMLGNPELTISEIAFELQFNSASAFGRFFKKHTSVSPSEYRVTESIRS; encoded by the coding sequence ATGGTAACCTACGAAAACCTACATGATACTCTTTTCTTTTACAATATTTATTGCCGTCAATCCTACTATATCTCCTCCGGTAAACCCATTTTTGAATTCCCTAAAGTTCCTTTCAGAATGGATTACTATGCGCTCTGCATCTGTACTTCCGGAGAAGTAAGTGTTGAAATAGACCATTATCATTATAAAGCATCTGCTCATAGTATTCTGATTGCCGCACCGTCAACTATTGTAAAATTCCTGGAAACCAGTCAGGATTTCATGATGAAACTATTGTTCTTCGACAAAAATTTCCTGATTAAAAATATATCGAACCCTTTTATCATTGAAAAAATGAACCTGTTTTCCCAAGGTTCATATAGTATTGTACAGACCAATCCTAAAGACTCCAGAGTACTACAGAACCTTTTGGCTTATCTCAAAAAGAAATCCAGAAAACAGGGCAAATTTACTGAAGAAATTGTCCGTACCATTATTTTCAATCTTCTTTTGGAAACTGCGGAAATCCTTGATGCTAAACATTCTAAAGATCCAGAAAAAGAAGAAGGTAAAAAAGATCTCTACCTGAAATTCAACAGCCTGATCCGTGATTATATCAGGCAACGCAGAACAGTTCAGTTTTATGCAGAACAGCTTTGTATCTCCAGCAAATACCTTATCGAGATCATAAAAAAATCAAGCGGAAAGACCCCTCACGAAGTTATAGATGAAGCGTTACTGAAGGAAGCATACGTGATGTTGGGAAATCCGGAGCTCACTATTTCTGAAATCGCCTTTGAGCTTCAGTTTAACTCTGCTTCTGCATTTGGACGTTTTTTTAAAAAACATACTTCTGTTTCTCCTTCTGAATACAGAGTAACCGAAAGTATCCGGTCTTAG
- a CDS encoding winged helix-turn-helix transcriptional regulator, producing the protein MEKECETSYINIGEKSYPCAVSFVMDLIGGRWKGVILCHLKNGDKRFGELKKELSFITETTLSLQLRQLERDKLITRTVFGTKPPVKTVYSLSELGISFIPLLDNINNWGKNILEKKITS; encoded by the coding sequence ATGGAAAAAGAATGTGAAACTTCTTATATCAATATCGGTGAAAAATCTTACCCCTGTGCCGTAAGTTTTGTGATGGACCTTATTGGCGGAAGATGGAAAGGAGTCATCCTATGTCATTTAAAAAATGGAGACAAACGTTTTGGAGAACTTAAAAAAGAGCTTTCTTTTATCACTGAAACAACATTAAGCCTGCAATTGAGACAATTGGAAAGGGATAAGCTCATTACCAGAACTGTTTTCGGAACAAAACCCCCGGTTAAAACCGTGTATAGTTTGTCAGAATTGGGCATTTCCTTCATTCCGTTACTTGATAATATCAATAATTGGGGTAAAAATATTCTGGAAAAGAAAATAACATCTTAA
- a CDS encoding HipA domain-containing protein: MGKKCLYCYQEVMGEEDFHPHCSQKFFGTTNPPILDYTLQEMEMLAKQVIETSVAVPGVQPKLSMGFIKDVLKDANRGRLTVVGALGGNYILKPQNSTFSEMPENEHLTMKMAEICGITTVMSSLIRLKSGELSYITKRIDRDNNGNKIHMLDMFQILEAFDKYRGSVEKVGKAIKEHSANTLLDLMRFYEIVIFCYITGNNDMHLKNFSLILNGENWEISPAYDLLNVQLHLPEDKEESALTIGGKKKKLSKSDFINLGLKLGLNQKQVENTFKRFLKSEKKMLSLIHQSYLSKEHQEKYIKLLQYRLLIFQ, from the coding sequence ATGGGTAAAAAATGTCTATATTGCTATCAAGAAGTAATGGGCGAAGAGGATTTTCATCCGCATTGCAGTCAGAAATTCTTTGGAACAACTAATCCTCCAATTTTAGATTATACGTTGCAGGAAATGGAAATGTTGGCTAAACAAGTCATTGAAACTTCCGTTGCAGTTCCAGGAGTTCAGCCAAAATTATCAATGGGCTTCATTAAAGATGTTCTAAAGGATGCAAACAGAGGTAGATTAACGGTTGTTGGTGCTTTGGGAGGAAACTATATTTTAAAACCGCAAAATTCCACTTTTTCGGAAATGCCCGAAAATGAACATCTGACGATGAAAATGGCTGAAATATGCGGTATTACTACCGTGATGTCCTCACTCATTCGTTTAAAATCTGGCGAATTATCCTACATTACAAAACGAATTGACAGAGACAATAATGGAAACAAAATTCATATGCTGGATATGTTTCAAATCTTAGAAGCATTTGATAAATATCGTGGTTCAGTAGAGAAGGTTGGAAAAGCGATTAAAGAGCATTCTGCAAACACTTTATTAGATTTAATGAGGTTTTATGAAATCGTAATTTTCTGTTACATTACAGGAAATAATGATATGCATCTCAAAAATTTTTCGCTCATATTAAATGGTGAAAATTGGGAAATATCTCCTGCTTACGATTTGCTCAACGTTCAACTTCATTTACCTGAGGATAAGGAAGAATCTGCATTAACTATTGGTGGAAAAAAGAAAAAACTTTCCAAAAGCGATTTTATTAATTTAGGATTAAAATTAGGATTAAACCAAAAACAAGTGGAGAATACTTTTAAACGTTTTCTAAAATCAGAGAAGAAAATGTTATCACTCATTCATCAATCCTATTTAAGTAAAGAACATCAAGAAAAATATATCAAACTGCTCCAATATAGATTGCTAATCTTTCAATAA
- a CDS encoding SRPBCC family protein, protein MKTNLLFDFSVNKENNTIVIKREFNANIELVWQAWTTAELLDQWWAPKPYHVETKSLNFVEGGRWLYAMVSPDNEKIWCKADYGKINTLKFLTWLDAFCDENGKENTDKPRSQWTNIFSEENGITTVNITLQHDSLEDIETMIQMGFKEGITMCMQNLDELLPTLNR, encoded by the coding sequence ATGAAAACTAACCTTTTATTTGATTTTTCTGTAAATAAGGAAAACAACACAATCGTTATCAAACGTGAATTTAACGCCAATATTGAACTGGTTTGGCAGGCTTGGACAACTGCTGAATTATTAGATCAATGGTGGGCTCCTAAACCTTACCACGTAGAGACAAAGTCATTAAACTTCGTGGAAGGTGGTAGATGGCTTTATGCAATGGTAAGTCCTGATAATGAAAAAATATGGTGTAAAGCCGACTACGGTAAAATAAACACCTTAAAATTTTTGACATGGCTGGACGCTTTCTGTGATGAAAACGGAAAAGAAAACACAGATAAACCCCGTTCTCAATGGACCAATATTTTTTCTGAGGAAAACGGAATCACAACGGTCAATATTACCCTTCAGCATGATAGTCTTGAAGATATAGAAACAATGATCCAGATGGGATTCAAAGAAGGAATTACCATGTGTATGCAAAATCTGGATGAGCTATTACCCACTCTGAACAGATAA
- a CDS encoding ATP-binding protein — protein sequence MNFKRHIFDELVQWKMSSNAKPLILRGARQVGKTTLVRSFGESYTHFIELNLEKSEDASLVERSNSVQELVNFLALKNEISPKDFPNTLLFIDEIQESEKAISFLRYFYEDFPELNVIAAGSLLEHTLKKTKNYPVGRINYLYLFPLNFQEYLEAQGKKNLLERFRNVPVDDIAHELLMKEFHTYCIIGGMPEIVVNYVAHKDLLFLPQIYESIWNTYKDNGIKYADSKSEENVMKHIVNTAASFVDQRIKFQNFGHSNYKSREVSKAFNNLDAAKVIQVIYPCTNVEPPILPDYKKSPRLQFLDTGILNFDLNIQADLLLMKDLSEAYKGAIIPHIINQEVLSLNTTDYKKTNFWVRDKTQSSAEVDLLIAHGKFLIPIEIKSGKTGSLKSLHQFVNQAPHQFAVRMYGGKFNIEETVTPEGKPYLLMNLPYYLGTYLKQYINYFITKYNVE from the coding sequence ATGAATTTTAAACGACATATTTTTGATGAGTTAGTTCAATGGAAAATGAGTTCTAATGCCAAACCGTTGATACTAAGAGGAGCTCGACAAGTAGGAAAAACGACCTTGGTTCGTAGTTTCGGGGAAAGTTATACTCATTTTATAGAACTTAATTTAGAAAAAAGCGAAGATGCTAGTCTCGTAGAACGGAGTAATAGTGTGCAGGAATTGGTCAATTTTTTGGCATTAAAAAATGAAATCTCTCCAAAAGATTTCCCCAATACACTGCTTTTTATTGATGAAATCCAAGAATCCGAAAAAGCAATTTCTTTTTTGCGTTATTTTTATGAGGATTTCCCAGAATTGAATGTCATTGCTGCGGGTTCTTTGCTGGAGCATACCTTAAAGAAAACTAAAAATTATCCAGTAGGTAGAATTAATTATCTGTATTTGTTTCCTTTAAATTTTCAGGAATATCTTGAAGCGCAGGGGAAAAAGAATTTGTTAGAAAGATTTCGGAATGTTCCCGTTGATGACATTGCCCACGAACTTTTGATGAAAGAATTCCATACCTATTGTATTATTGGGGGAATGCCCGAAATTGTTGTCAACTATGTTGCTCATAAAGATTTATTATTCCTTCCACAGATTTATGAAAGTATTTGGAATACCTACAAAGATAATGGGATAAAATACGCAGATAGTAAATCAGAAGAAAATGTGATGAAACACATCGTAAATACCGCTGCATCATTTGTTGACCAACGGATTAAATTTCAAAATTTCGGACACTCTAATTATAAGTCGAGGGAAGTGAGCAAGGCATTCAATAATTTAGATGCCGCAAAGGTTATTCAGGTAATTTATCCTTGTACCAATGTAGAGCCGCCAATTCTTCCAGATTATAAAAAATCGCCAAGATTACAATTTTTGGATACAGGAATTTTAAATTTTGATCTGAATATTCAAGCCGATTTGTTGCTAATGAAAGACCTTAGCGAAGCATACAAAGGAGCGATTATCCCTCATATTATCAATCAGGAAGTTTTGTCTTTGAATACTACGGATTACAAAAAGACCAACTTTTGGGTTCGGGACAAAACGCAATCGTCAGCAGAGGTTGATTTGCTCATTGCTCACGGGAAATTCTTGATTCCTATTGAAATTAAATCGGGGAAAACGGGAAGTTTGAAATCCTTGCATCAATTTGTGAATCAAGCCCCTCATCAATTCGCAGTCAGAATGTATGGAGGGAAATTCAACATTGAAGAAACTGTTACACCAGAAGGGAAACCTTACTTGTTAATGAATTTGCCTTACTATTTAGGGACGTATTTAAAACAATATATCAATTACTTTATCACTAAATACAATGTCGAATAA
- a CDS encoding DUF3291 domain-containing protein, with protein sequence MYQLAQINVARMIGVNIEDPVMKEFVKHFDAVNQLAEKSDGFVWRLKDEDNNATGFNPFNDEQIIINLSVWKDVKSLEYFTYNTFHVDFLRRRREWFQKYGKAYYVLWWIKDEQYPSIEEALERLEYLQKNGPSEYAFSFQTAFQKPELNL encoded by the coding sequence ATGTATCAGTTAGCACAGATTAACGTAGCCAGGATGATTGGAGTAAATATTGAAGATCCTGTAATGAAAGAATTTGTAAAGCATTTTGATGCCGTGAATCAACTGGCAGAAAAGAGTGATGGCTTTGTCTGGAGATTAAAAGATGAAGATAATAATGCTACAGGTTTTAATCCCTTTAATGATGAACAGATCATCATTAATCTCTCTGTCTGGAAAGATGTAAAATCATTGGAATACTTTACTTACAACACCTTTCATGTTGATTTTTTACGGAGAAGAAGAGAGTGGTTTCAAAAATATGGAAAAGCGTATTATGTGCTGTGGTGGATTAAAGACGAGCAATACCCAAGTATAGAAGAAGCATTGGAAAGATTAGAATATCTGCAAAAGAATGGACCTTCTGAATATGCCTTCAGTTTTCAAACTGCATTTCAGAAGCCGGAATTAAATTTGTAA
- a CDS encoding oleate hydratase, which translates to MSTINSKFDKVLKASDQFGKVNHEPDSSKEVQINTPEKTMPFSDQIGNYQRNKGIPLQSYENSKIYIVGSGIAGMSAAYYFIRDGHVPGKNIIFLDQLAIEGGSLDGAGNAKDGYIIRGGREMDMTYENLWDMFQDIPALELPAPYSVLDEYRLINDNDPNYSKARLIHKQGQIKDFSKFGLEKKDQLAIVKLLLKKKEELDDLSIEDYFSESFLNSNFWFFWRSMFAFENWHSLLELKLYMHRFLHAIDGMKDFSCLVFPKYNQYDTFVTPLKNFLVEKGVHIQFDTLVKDLDVHINTDGKTVEGIITEQNGEEVRIPIGKDDYVIVTTGSMTESTFYGDNTTVPEVTIDNSSAGQSAGWKLWKNLAAKSEVFGKPEKFCSHIEKSSWESATLTCRPSAFTEKLKELCVNDPYSGRTASGGIITITDSNWVMSFTCNRQPHFPTQPDDILVVWVYALLMDKEGNYIKKTMPECAGNEILAELCHHLGITDQLDNVIENTIIRTAFMPYITSMFMPRAQGDRPRVVPEGCTNLGLVGQFVETNNDVVFTMESSVRTARIAVYDLLNLNKQVPDINPLQYDIRHLLKATQALNDYKPFLGEGILRKILKNTYFEHILVDRPEEKEEHESFFMEQVGKFQDWIKGIKG; encoded by the coding sequence ATGAGTACGATCAATTCAAAATTCGACAAAGTTTTAAAGGCCTCTGACCAGTTTGGAAAAGTAAACCACGAACCGGATTCAAGCAAAGAAGTTCAGATTAACACTCCTGAAAAGACAATGCCTTTTTCAGACCAGATCGGAAACTATCAAAGAAATAAAGGAATTCCTTTACAATCCTACGAAAACAGTAAAATCTATATTGTCGGAAGCGGCATCGCGGGGATGTCTGCTGCCTACTATTTTATTCGTGACGGCCATGTTCCCGGTAAGAATATTATTTTCCTAGATCAGCTGGCGATAGAAGGCGGTTCACTGGACGGTGCCGGAAATGCAAAAGATGGATATATCATCCGTGGCGGACGCGAAATGGATATGACCTACGAAAATCTATGGGATATGTTCCAGGATATTCCTGCTCTAGAATTGCCGGCACCTTACAGCGTTTTGGATGAATACCGACTAATTAATGATAATGACCCCAATTATTCCAAAGCAAGATTAATTCATAAACAGGGACAAATCAAGGATTTCAGCAAATTCGGATTGGAGAAAAAAGATCAGCTGGCTATCGTCAAACTTTTACTAAAGAAAAAAGAAGAACTTGATGACCTCAGTATTGAAGATTATTTCTCAGAATCCTTCCTGAACAGTAATTTCTGGTTCTTCTGGCGCTCTATGTTTGCTTTTGAAAACTGGCACAGCTTGCTGGAGCTAAAGCTTTATATGCACAGATTCCTACATGCTATCGATGGAATGAAAGATTTTTCATGCCTCGTATTCCCTAAATATAACCAATACGATACCTTTGTTACGCCTTTGAAAAATTTCTTAGTAGAAAAAGGTGTGCACATACAGTTTGATACGTTAGTAAAAGATCTGGATGTCCATATCAATACGGATGGAAAGACAGTGGAAGGTATCATTACTGAACAAAACGGAGAAGAAGTAAGAATCCCAATCGGTAAAGATGACTATGTGATTGTAACTACAGGATCTATGACGGAAAGTACTTTCTATGGAGACAATACAACGGTTCCTGAAGTAACCATAGACAACAGCAGTGCGGGACAAAGTGCCGGATGGAAATTATGGAAAAACCTTGCCGCGAAATCTGAAGTCTTTGGGAAACCAGAAAAATTCTGTAGCCATATTGAAAAATCTTCATGGGAATCTGCAACGTTAACATGTCGCCCATCTGCCTTTACAGAAAAATTGAAAGAGCTGTGTGTCAATGATCCTTATTCCGGAAGAACGGCTTCCGGAGGTATCATCACTATTACAGACTCCAATTGGGTGATGAGCTTCACCTGTAATAGACAACCTCACTTCCCAACGCAGCCTGATGATATTCTTGTAGTATGGGTGTATGCTTTATTGATGGATAAAGAAGGAAATTACATCAAAAAAACAATGCCGGAATGTGCCGGAAATGAGATTCTTGCAGAATTATGCCATCATCTTGGAATAACAGACCAATTAGATAACGTTATTGAAAATACAATCATCCGTACCGCATTTATGCCTTACATCACTTCTATGTTTATGCCGAGAGCCCAGGGAGACCGTCCGCGAGTCGTTCCTGAAGGCTGTACCAATTTAGGTCTGGTTGGGCAGTTCGTAGAAACTAACAATGATGTTGTCTTTACTATGGAAAGCTCAGTAAGAACAGCCAGAATAGCGGTATATGATCTTCTTAACCTTAACAAGCAGGTGCCGGATATCAATCCGTTGCAGTATGACATCAGACATTTATTAAAAGCCACCCAAGCGTTGAATGATTATAAACCGTTTCTGGGAGAGGGGATCCTGAGAAAAATCCTTAAAAATACCTACTTTGAACATATACTGGTTGACCGTCCTGAAGAAAAAGAAGAGCATGAATCTTTCTTTATGGAACAGGTTGGTAAATTCCAGGATTGGATAAAGGGAATAAAAGGGTAA